TCGGCAATATCTCGTAATGATACATTTGCATAACCTTTTGATGAAATACACTCAAATGCAGCAAGTAATATTTTTTGGGATTGGTTCGCTTTTTCCATTTCGTTATTCATGGCATAGCTCCTTACTTGTTAATTCGGACATCCGACCAATTTGTTTTATTATATTACACTTTTTCTACTTTGTCAATTAGTGATATTCATTAGTTTTCAATGCTAAAGAACCTTGTTCAATTTAATCAATGTGCATCCTGAAAGAAATATTAAATTCATTATCACATTTTAAGCATTTCGCACGGCTGTTTTCCAAAATGTATATTTTCTCCAACTGATTACAATATGAGCGTTATATATTAGGAAAACCAACAAACTGTTGAAGCGGTGGGGTTATACCACCTGCAAATGCGAGTTGACTTCAATGTATTCGATAATGCGGCGTAGCTCGTCGGCAAACTTAAACCGTATGCTAATGTCGCCGCCCTCGTATACCTTGATATGGTCAACCAGTTCAATCAGTATTTCCCTTGTCAACTTGTCGATGTTCTCATATTTTCGGAAAGTAGTCAAAAACGGATTTTCAACGTCTATGCCGTTTTCCAGTTCGTCCCGCTCTTTTTTCAGATTGGCAATGACCTCACTGATGGCCTCATTTTGCCGCTCGTAATCTTCGCTCATGTGGCGGTAATCATTGTGCGTAATGACACCGTCTTTCCAGTCCTGATAAAGCCCTTGCTTGTATCGCATGATTTTGGCAAGCTCCTTTTCTTTTGCGGAAATCAGCTGTTCAAGCCGCACAGACTGGCTTTTTTTAAGCGGGGCCATATTGATTTGGGAAACGATAGCGGAGTAGCTGACCGCAAGGTGTACCTGTTGCTGAATGGCGTACAACGTAGCCGCTTCAAGCCTTGTACTTTTAATCGAGTGCATGGTGCAGGCTTTTTTTGAAAGGCTCTTGTATGTGCCGCATTGATAGTAAACATACAGTTCTTTACTTGCTATCCGTGACATTGCCCTGCCGCAATCCGCACAGCGGAGAAAGCCGCTGAACAAGTATAGTTGCTTTTGCTTTGGCGCGGTACGGGTATCGCGCTTTAACAGTTGCTTAACCTTTTCAAAGGCTTCCCGGTCAACAAGCGGCTCATGGGTATTCTGAACGACAATCCAATCTTCTTCGGGTACGGCCTCGATTTTGTGTATCTTGTAGCTTTTGACACGGTTTCGGCCTTGCGCCATATCCCCGACATAAACAGGATTTTTCAGCATGTTGGTGACTGTTATGGTACTCCACATCGGCTTTGCCTGTCCGTTGGGGCAACTGTACTTTAGGCCCTGGCTCTGCTTGTAAAGGGACGGACACATAGCGCCGTGGTCGTTCAGATGGTTTACGATTGCCCTAACCGCCATACCGTTTAGAAACATGGCAAAAATCTGTTTTACCACTTCGGCGGCTTCACGGTCTACAAGCAAGGCGTGTTTGTCGTTGGGATCTTTGATGTAGCCATAGGGAGCGTAGGAGCCGATAAACTCACCGTTACGCTTTTTGTAGTCAAACACCTGCCGGATTTTCTTTGAGGTCTGATAGCAGTATTGGTCGTTCATCACGTTTGTTATCGGAACAACCATACTGGAAACGCTCTCCGGGTCATTGTAGCTGTCTATCCGTTCATGCAGGCTGATAAACCGTACATTCATCTGCACAAACAGCCTGTCAATCAGGATGCCCGCTTCAACATAGTCGCGGGAAAGGCGCGAAAGGTCTTTGATAATCACGCAGTTGATTTTCCCAGTGCGAATGTCGGACAATAGTCTTTGAAAATCATCGCGGTCGGCGTCTGTTCCGGTAAAGCCATCGTCTTTGTATTCTTCCGACCATTCAAATTCATCCACGTTCATCTGCTCAAACTCGTTGAGTATTTTCCGTTGATTTTCTATGCTGTCGCTAACTTCCTTATCTTTGTCCTTAGCATTGCCACGCTTGAAATCGTCTTTGGAAAGCCTTAGATATTTTCCTAACCGCCATTTGGGAGTTTGTTTTGAGAATAGGGAAACGGCGATATTTGTTCCCCTGTTTTTTGTGCGTGCCATGTATCCTCCTTCCTATCACATTACACCTATATTATACCATTTGGGCATAATGCGAACAATGTAGTCGAGCCGCTAAAACAGCGTGTTTATGCTACTTTGGGCCATGTTGGCCCGAAGTGGGGGCGGCCTGTTATAGACCACTTTTTTGCCGTATCAGAAAATTGGCAATCATATCTTGCAGGGGTGGCCCATCATCTGAAAACTCAATTTTTACCGCTGTATCCCCAAGACGGAAGCAATAAGGATTTTTCACCTGTGCCAAAATCCGAGCGGCGCGTTCTCCTTTTGACAGGCTGTTGTCAAATGTTATGCCGCTAACATCTGCTAACTGCGCTTTATCTACTGTGGCAATATCTACGCTTTGCATTATGTTGATTTCTTCTTGATTCAACATCACTCTGCGCCTCCTTTTCAAAGCCATAAAATATATGTTTAGTTTCCTGATTGTCCTGTGAGGAAACACGAAAAGCCAGCACTTTGCAAATTGCAAATGCTGGCCTTTGATCTTGCCTCACACTTCAGTCCAAGTCGGCCCGAAGTCAATAGGGACTGTTACGGTAATGCTCGTCGGCTTCTTCGATGGACTTGAAATCAAAAACCTCATACAACTCCATCACTACGCGCTGAATATCATCAGGTTTGAAGCCGCAGTTTTCCATAGTCCATATGACATAGCCTCGGCAAGCGTTGTTGCTCCATCGCTCGGTCAGCATCATATCTAAAATCATGTCTTTTTCCATTTCGATTCTCCTATTGTAAAATAGGCGGAGCGCCGCGCCGGAAAGCGTCGGCCTGTCGTAAGACAGTAAGGCCCGGCGCGGCCTCCTCCTGATGATATTCTTCAAAACAGATAACCCAGACGGGCGGCGGCTTATCCACCCCATAGGATTTTCACCTCTCCCCATTCTGATGGCGAGGCGTCCTCATTGCCTGCGACGGCTCACGGCCTAATGGCCGCTTCAACGCTCGGACTGTGACTGAACGCAAGTGTCAAGGCTTGTGTGCTTTATTTGGCGGGGCCAGTTTCGACCCGCCTGTGGCATGGGCCTTGTCGCTCTCCCCATTCTCTGGCAATGGAGGTCATGGCGGGCCTGTCACTTGGCACACACACCCTTCGTATCCGGGTATCTTTTTATTCAGTTTTCAAACAGCACGGGAGAAGTCCCGACTTTGGGCCAACGTAGCCCGAAGTAAATTCCTCTCTCAATAACCATGAGATTTTTGATGCAAAATCGACCCGTATCACAAACGGTTTTTCAAGAATATTTCCATGCTGCGAAGAGCGCGGTTTATGGATTGACGCACATTCTTTTCACTCACACCCTCGGTACGCGCAATTTCGGTTTTGCTCATGCCAAGTATGTAATGGGCATAAACCCTCCGGCCCTGTTTGTTGGGGAGCGCATCGAGAGCGGCATGGAGTTCCTGCGCCGTTACCTTGCGCTCATAAACCTCGCAGGGGGAGAGAGAAACAAAAAGCGCGTCATGCTCAATACCGTCGCCCGCATCAAGCGAATATTGAGCTTTGTTCCAGAACATACGGCGGATATAGTTTCGCTCTAGTCGTTTGGCTTCTGTTAAGGTAGCCGCCACTTCATCGGGTATATCAATAAAAAGGTCAGCATTGTAAAACGGGTAATAATCCCGCAGATTGATCTTTGCCATATGGCTTTCCTCCATTTCGATTTTTGGTGATGGCGAATCTAAATGGAGGCGGCGGGGAGCGGCATCGAAACTGGACTTCGGGCCAAGGTGGCCCGAAGTGGTATCGGAGCTTGTCCGACAAAGAAACGGTCAAAAAAGGGCGCAAAAAACACCTTTACGGGGATAAGCCCGAAAGGTGTCGAATGAAAAATGTGTGCAAAGCGCACGTGAAATTTTTATTGCTTTTTTTAATTTTTTAAAGAAGGGAACTGCGGCTACATCCAGCCGCCATGTTTACTTGGCGGCCCCTCCGTTAGCCAGAGCAAGGTTTTTGCGCGCATAAAAGCCCTCCAATCGCATAACTGGCATTGGAAGGCCCTTAAAAGCGCGCATTTAATTCCTACCAATTTTAGATTGGCAGTAATTTTAAAATTTCAATCTATCGGCCAATAGAATACCCTTTAAAATATTAGTGCACTATTTTGTACTAAAACGTGTTAGAAAGATCGTTTATATTGTTGATATGAACACTTTGCTTTTGTTATAGTAAAGTTGGTTACAGTAATAGCAAACTAACAACACATTCCAATAAAGCCAGAGCCAGAATAATATTGATAATACGGTAATGTTTTATATATGTTCTTTGAAATACGCCGCCTAAAGTGGCCCAAGTCAAAGTCGCAATAGTACCAATTGTCGCAATAACTATTTCAAATAACAGTAACGCACCAAAAAGCGAATAGAAAGGCAATACATATCCTGTTAATGCTGTAATTCCAAATAAATAAATTTTCACATTGACAAATTGCAGAACGAACCCAGTCCAAAAGGACGGCTTGCTGCTCATTCCGTTTAAGTCTGGTTTGCTTAACAAAATATGTATTGCAAGCCATAAGATGTAGGCGGCGCCAACATATTTCATTATGGCTATAACAGGATTTAAAAATCTTTGCATCCCATACACTAATATGGCACACAAAACTTGTACAGCGTAATATCCCGTAAAAATACCCAACAATAAGTTTTTTCCTTTTTTCCAACCTACACGCACTATAGTATTAAGGGCGAGCAAGTTGCCGGGACCTGGTGTGAAAGCATTTATAATTGCATAAATAATAAAACTAGAGATTGTTTGTATATCCATACCATAAATATCCTTTCTTTTTGCGCCTTATTTTAAGTGGTATGGTTCAATAGTCTTTCAAAAACACGCATAAACCAACTATTTTTTTCACACCTTTGGTTGGCATAGTATTATTCAGACGCCTCTGTTTCTTTTATAAAAGCGCTGTCGCAAAGTTATATACTCTTCTATAATAGTCAATTCTCACTGTATAGATATAAAGCCAGTATTTAAATCCTCAATAATATCGTCTACATTTTCCAGCCCAA
The window above is part of the Desulfitibacter alkalitolerans DSM 16504 genome. Proteins encoded here:
- a CDS encoding recombinase family protein, with the translated sequence MARTKNRGTNIAVSLFSKQTPKWRLGKYLRLSKDDFKRGNAKDKDKEVSDSIENQRKILNEFEQMNVDEFEWSEEYKDDGFTGTDADRDDFQRLLSDIRTGKINCVIIKDLSRLSRDYVEAGILIDRLFVQMNVRFISLHERIDSYNDPESVSSMVVPITNVMNDQYCYQTSKKIRQVFDYKKRNGEFIGSYAPYGYIKDPNDKHALLVDREAAEVVKQIFAMFLNGMAVRAIVNHLNDHGAMCPSLYKQSQGLKYSCPNGQAKPMWSTITVTNMLKNPVYVGDMAQGRNRVKSYKIHKIEAVPEEDWIVVQNTHEPLVDREAFEKVKQLLKRDTRTAPKQKQLYLFSGFLRCADCGRAMSRIASKELYVYYQCGTYKSLSKKACTMHSIKSTRLEAATLYAIQQQVHLAVSYSAIVSQINMAPLKKSQSVRLEQLISAKEKELAKIMRYKQGLYQDWKDGVITHNDYRHMSEDYERQNEAISEVIANLKKERDELENGIDVENPFLTTFRKYENIDKLTREILIELVDHIKVYEGGDISIRFKFADELRRIIEYIEVNSHLQVV
- a CDS encoding DUF6870 family protein; translation: MLNQEEINIMQSVDIATVDKAQLADVSGITFDNSLSKGERAARILAQVKNPYCFRLGDTAVKIEFSDDGPPLQDMIANFLIRQKSGL
- a CDS encoding RNA polymerase sigma factor → MAKINLRDYYPFYNADLFIDIPDEVAATLTEAKRLERNYIRRMFWNKAQYSLDAGDGIEHDALFVSLSPCEVYERKVTAQELHAALDALPNKQGRRVYAHYILGMSKTEIARTEGVSEKNVRQSINRALRSMEIFLKNRL
- a CDS encoding LysE family transporter gives rise to the protein MDIQTISSFIIYAIINAFTPGPGNLLALNTIVRVGWKKGKNLLLGIFTGYYAVQVLCAILVYGMQRFLNPVIAIMKYVGAAYILWLAIHILLSKPDLNGMSSKPSFWTGFVLQFVNVKIYLFGITALTGYVLPFYSLFGALLLFEIVIATIGTIATLTWATLGGVFQRTYIKHYRIINIILALALLECVVSLLLL